A window of the Oncorhynchus mykiss isolate Arlee chromosome 15, USDA_OmykA_1.1, whole genome shotgun sequence genome harbors these coding sequences:
- the LOC110490413 gene encoding probable polypeptide N-acetylgalactosaminyltransferase 8 isoform X2, translating to MRLSWVRGLASLLAMGAGILYITSIKREVHSHGERLQRAHQDDSVRGQDMLKRLEKMEAHIEKLVKSVNNGISLKEGQAVKATEVKKERKVVKKLYPNSALFTTWGDELSEEEQKEAEGLFQMYGYNAFLSDRLPLNREIPDTRDPKCANHQYPHDLPTISVVLIYLDEALSIIKRAVRSIIDKTPQHLLKNIILVDDHSSNEDLKEKLDAYISFIDEERPGLLKRVRHLEQLGLTQARLSGWREAEGDVVAILDAHIEVHVEWAEPLLARIKEDRTLVLTPVFDKVHFDDLTVTRYWPNANAFDWALWCMYESFRPEWYALKDETQPGKSPSIMGILVVDRLFFGEIGALDGGMKIYGGENVELGIRVWLCGGSVEVIPCSKIAHIERAHKPYLPDLSITMKRNALRVAEVWMDEYKHNVNIAWNLPLKDHGIDIGDVSERKKLRKSLNCKPFQWYLDNVYPMLDPLGDLLGYGALVNDLKTDLCIDQGPVPGNTPILHGCNYFTPQNCYYRASGEIYIGGIKSHKYNSNRCLMDIGTQTPGLYECKEAKQKGFHMLWEFQQGKAIQNRQTKRLPQGRTLTTSSSFRSAVGSTGKYGM from the exons ATGAGGCTAAGCTGGGTTCGAGGGCTGGCTTCTTTGCTGGCCATGGGCGCTGGAATACTCTACATCACATCCATTAAGCGGGAGGTTCATTCTCATGGGGAAAGACTGCAGAGGGCCCATCAGGATGACTCGGTCAGGGGTCAGGACATGCTCAAGAGGCTGGAGAAGATGGAGGCTCACATCGAGAAGCTGG TGAAGTCAGTCAACAACGGGATCAGTCTGAAAGAGGGGCAGGCTGTGAAGGCTACCGAGGTCAAGAAGGAGAGGAAGGTGGTGAAGAAGTTGTACCCCAACTCAGCTCTGTTTACAACCTGGGGTGATGAGCTCTCAGAGGAGGAGCAGAAAGAGGCAGAAGGGTTGTTTCAGATGTATGGATACAACGCCTTCCTGAGTGACAGACTACCCCTGAACAGGGAAATCCCTGATACTCGCGATCCTAA GTGTGCTAATCACCAGTACCCCCATGACCTGCCCACCATCAGCGTGGTGTTGATCTACTTGGACGAGGCCCTGTCAATCATCAAGAGAGCTGTCCGCAGCATCATAGACAAGACCCCCCAACACCTGCTCAAAAACATCATACTGGTGGATGACCACAGCTCCAATG AGGACCTAAAGGAGAAGTTGGATGCCTACATCAGCTTCATCGATGAAGAGCGTCCGGGCCTGTTGAAGAGAGTGAGACACCTGGAGCAGCTCGGTCTCACACAGGCCCGCCTCTCAGGGTGGAGGGAAGCTGAAGGAGACGTGGTAGCCATCTTGGATGCCCACATAGAAGTTCACGTGGAATG GGCGGAGCCTCTGTTAGCGCGGATAAAGGAGGACCGCACGTTGGTGTTGACACCGGTGTTTGACAAAGTCCATTTCGATGACTTGACAGTCACACGTTATTGGCCGAATGCAAACGCCTTTGACTGGGCCCTGTGGTGTATGTACGAGTCCTTCAGACCTGAGTGGTATGCCTTAAAAGACGAGACACAGCCAGGAAA GAGCCCCTCCATTATGGGCATACTAGTGGTTGATCGCCTGTTCTTTGGGGAAATTGGTGCTCTGGATGGTGGTATGAAGATCTATGGAGGTGAAAATGTTGAGCTGGGCATCCGG GTGTGGCTGTGTGGAGGAAGTGTCGAGGTCATACCTTGTTCTAAAATAGCCCACATCGAAAGGGCCCATAAACCCTATCTCCCAGACCTGAGCATTACAATGAAGAGGAATgctctgagagtggctgaggtctGGATGGATGAATACAAACATAATGTCAACATTGCCTGGAACCTCCCACTGAAG GATCATGGCATAGACATTGGGGATGTTTCAGAGAGGAAGAAGTTGAGAAAGAGTCTGAACTGCAAACCCTTCCAGTGGTATCTGGACAATGTGTATCCAATGTTAGACCCCCTGGGTGACTTGCTTGGTTATGGAGCT ctggtcaatgacctgaagacgGATCTCTGTATAGATCAAGGCCCAGTTCCGGGGAACACACCTATTTTACATGGATGCAATTATTTTACTCCACAG AACTGTTATTATCGAGCCAGCGGGGAGATCTACATTGGAGGCATCAAGTCTCACAAGTACAACAGTAATCGCTGTCTGATGGACATTGGCACTCAAACCCCAGGACTGTATGAGTGCAAGGAGGCCAAGCAGAAGGGATTCCACATGCTCTGGGAATTTCAACAG GGAAAAGCCATCcagaacagacagacaaagagattGCCCCAGGGGAGGACACTGACTACCAGCTCATCATTCAGGAGTGCAGTGGGCAGCACTGGAAAATACGGAATGTGA
- the LOC110490413 gene encoding probable polypeptide N-acetylgalactosaminyltransferase 8 isoform X1: MRLSWVRGLASLLAMGAGILYITSIKREVHSHGERLQRAHQDDSVRGQDMLKRLEKMEAHIEKLVKSVNNGISLKEGQAVKATEVKKERKVVKKLYPNSALFTTWGDELSEEEQKEAEGLFQMYGYNAFLSDRLPLNREIPDTRDPKCANHQYPHDLPTISVVLIYLDEALSIIKRAVRSIIDKTPQHLLKNIILVDDHSSNEDLKEKLDAYISFIDEERPGLLKRVRHLEQLGLTQARLSGWREAEGDVVAILDAHIEVHVEWAEPLLARIKEDRTLVLTPVFDKVHFDDLTVTRYWPNANAFDWALWCMYESFRPEWYALKDETQPGKSPSIMGILVVDRLFFGEIGALDGGMKIYGGENVELGIRVWLCGGSVEVIPCSKIAHIERAHKPYLPDLSITMKRNALRVAEVWMDEYKHNVNIAWNLPLKDHGIDIGDVSERKKLRKSLNCKPFQWYLDNVYPMLDPLGDLLGYGALVNDLNMDLCIDQGPVPGNTPILHGCHYFTPQNCYYRASGEIYIGGIKSHKYNSNRCLMDIGTQTPGLYECKEAKQKGFHMLWEFQQGKAIQNRQTKRCLEIAPGEDTFYQLIIQECSGQHWLIRNVIKEF; the protein is encoded by the exons ATGAGGCTAAGCTGGGTTCGAGGGCTGGCTTCTTTGCTGGCCATGGGCGCTGGAATACTCTACATCACATCCATTAAGCGGGAGGTTCATTCTCATGGGGAAAGACTGCAGAGGGCCCATCAGGATGACTCGGTCAGGGGTCAGGACATGCTCAAGAGGCTGGAGAAGATGGAGGCTCACATCGAGAAGCTGG TGAAGTCAGTCAACAACGGGATCAGTCTGAAAGAGGGGCAGGCTGTGAAGGCTACCGAGGTCAAGAAGGAGAGGAAGGTGGTGAAGAAGTTGTACCCCAACTCAGCTCTGTTTACAACCTGGGGTGATGAGCTCTCAGAGGAGGAGCAGAAAGAGGCAGAAGGGTTGTTTCAGATGTATGGATACAACGCCTTCCTGAGTGACAGACTACCCCTGAACAGGGAAATCCCTGATACTCGCGATCCTAA GTGTGCTAATCACCAGTACCCCCATGACCTGCCCACCATCAGCGTGGTGTTGATCTACTTGGACGAGGCCCTGTCAATCATCAAGAGAGCTGTCCGCAGCATCATAGACAAGACCCCCCAACACCTGCTCAAAAACATCATACTGGTGGATGACCACAGCTCCAATG AGGACCTAAAGGAGAAGTTGGATGCCTACATCAGCTTCATCGATGAAGAGCGTCCGGGCCTGTTGAAGAGAGTGAGACACCTGGAGCAGCTCGGTCTCACACAGGCCCGCCTCTCAGGGTGGAGGGAAGCTGAAGGAGACGTGGTAGCCATCTTGGATGCCCACATAGAAGTTCACGTGGAATG GGCGGAGCCTCTGTTAGCGCGGATAAAGGAGGACCGCACGTTGGTGTTGACACCGGTGTTTGACAAAGTCCATTTCGATGACTTGACAGTCACACGTTATTGGCCGAATGCAAACGCCTTTGACTGGGCCCTGTGGTGTATGTACGAGTCCTTCAGACCTGAGTGGTATGCCTTAAAAGACGAGACACAGCCAGGAAA GAGCCCCTCCATTATGGGCATACTAGTGGTTGATCGCCTGTTCTTTGGGGAAATTGGTGCTCTGGATGGTGGTATGAAGATCTATGGAGGTGAAAATGTTGAGCTGGGCATCCGG GTGTGGCTGTGTGGAGGAAGTGTCGAGGTCATACCTTGTTCTAAAATAGCCCACATCGAAAGGGCCCATAAACCCTATCTCCCAGACCTGAGCATTACAATGAAGAGGAATgctctgagagtggctgaggtctGGATGGATGAATACAAACATAATGTCAACATTGCCTGGAACCTCCCACTGAAG GATCATGGCATAGACATTGGGGATGTTTCAGAGAGGAAGAAGTTGAGAAAGAGTCTGAACTGCAAACCCTTCCAGTGGTATCTGGACAATGTGTATCCAATGTTAGACCCCCTGGGTGACTTGCTTGGTTATGGAGCT ctggtcaatgacctgaataTGGATCTCTGTATAGATCAAGGCCCAGTTCCAGGGAACACACCTATTTTACATGGATGCCATTATTTTACTCCACAG AACTGTTATTATCGAGCCAGCGGGGAGATCTACATTGGAGGCATCAAGTCTCACAAGTACAACAGTAATCGCTGTCTGATGGACATTGGCACTCAAACCCCAGGACTGTATGAGTGCAAGGAGGCCAAGCAGAAGGGATTCCACATGCTCTGGGAATTTCAACAG GGAAAAGCCATCcagaacagacagacaaagagatgtCTGGAGATTGCCCCAGGGGAGGACACTTTCTACCAGCTCATCATTCAGGAGTGCAGTGGGCAGCACTGGTTAATACGGAATGTGATAAAAGAGTTCTGA